The Salmonella enterica subsp. houtenae serovar Houten genome has a segment encoding these proteins:
- the ugpA_2 gene encoding membrane transport protein, inner membrane component → MKVLATTKSTERILLSGNSPRPYMMSRSAVFLQKLRRWWPFYIMALPGVIYFFIWHYLPIWEAKIAFEQYRIIPPNIWVGMQYFATLMSSPVFWQVIQNTIILGVMKLVFIFPVPILVALLLNEVRSSGYRKFVQSVIYLPHYLSWVVIASIAIATLSPVDGAVNDIIKAMGYDPVPFMTDSGSIRWVLVFTEMWRSAGWDSLLYMAAIFAIDPQLYEAAEMDGAGRWRKIWHVTLPGIAPTIATLFILNVGLFLSQGFDQVFNMTNDVVNSQIDIIDTYVYRMGLRTGEFSLATAAGLFKGVIGMILIVLAHTVSKRLTGKGVW, encoded by the coding sequence ATGAAAGTTTTGGCAACAACAAAATCAACCGAGCGGATACTATTAAGCGGTAATTCTCCGCGACCATACATGATGTCCCGCTCAGCAGTATTTTTGCAAAAGCTGCGGCGATGGTGGCCGTTTTATATTATGGCCTTACCCGGTGTAATCTATTTTTTTATCTGGCACTATTTACCTATCTGGGAAGCGAAAATTGCCTTTGAGCAATACAGAATTATTCCGCCTAATATTTGGGTCGGGATGCAATATTTCGCGACACTAATGTCATCACCCGTTTTCTGGCAGGTAATACAAAACACCATCATTCTTGGTGTAATGAAGCTGGTTTTTATTTTCCCGGTGCCAATTCTGGTCGCATTGCTGCTCAATGAAGTTCGCTCATCCGGTTATCGTAAATTTGTACAGTCTGTTATTTATTTACCGCACTATTTGTCATGGGTCGTCATCGCCAGCATTGCCATCGCGACACTGTCACCTGTTGATGGCGCCGTGAATGACATTATTAAGGCAATGGGGTATGACCCCGTCCCATTTATGACCGACAGCGGTTCTATTCGCTGGGTACTGGTGTTCACCGAAATGTGGCGTAGCGCCGGTTGGGATTCACTGCTCTATATGGCGGCGATATTCGCTATCGATCCCCAACTCTATGAAGCGGCGGAAATGGATGGCGCGGGTCGCTGGCGCAAAATATGGCACGTTACCCTGCCGGGTATTGCACCAACCATCGCCACACTATTCATTCTCAACGTCGGGTTATTTTTAAGTCAGGGATTTGATCAGGTCTTTAATATGACGAACGACGTGGTAAACAGTCAGATAGATATTATTGATACCTACGTTTATCGCATGGGCCTGCGCACAGGCGAATTCTCGCTGGCGACCGCCGCAGGTTTATTCAAAGGCGTGATAGGTATGATTCTTATCGTGCTCGCTCACACCGTCTCTAAGCGTCTGACAGGCAAAGGAGTCTGGTAA
- a CDS encoding TetR family transcriptional regulator translates to MTTKHSRTPGRPRQFDSAQAIETAQHLFHSRGYDAVSVADLTKAFGINPPSFYAAFGSKLGLYTRVLNRYRMTDAIPFEALLRHDRPTAKCLIDVLMDAARRYVADPDATGCLVLEGAHCNDKPARDAACELYIAAENRIRTYVAMRHPQEADRMTDFMGTLMAGLSAKARAGYNLERLQETVLLAGEVLERRLPD, encoded by the coding sequence ATGACTACAAAACATAGCCGAACGCCGGGGCGTCCTCGCCAGTTCGATTCGGCGCAAGCCATTGAAACCGCGCAACACTTATTTCATTCGCGCGGTTACGACGCGGTGAGCGTAGCGGATCTGACAAAAGCATTCGGGATCAATCCTCCCAGTTTCTATGCGGCGTTTGGCAGCAAGCTGGGGCTGTATACTCGCGTATTAAATCGTTACAGGATGACCGACGCGATTCCGTTCGAGGCGCTTCTGCGTCACGATCGCCCGACCGCGAAGTGCCTTATCGATGTGCTGATGGATGCTGCGAGACGTTACGTTGCCGATCCTGATGCCACCGGATGTCTGGTCCTGGAGGGCGCCCATTGTAACGATAAACCGGCACGAGACGCTGCCTGCGAGTTGTACATCGCTGCTGAAAACCGGATTCGTACTTATGTCGCCATGCGGCATCCGCAAGAGGCTGACCGGATGACGGACTTTATGGGGACGCTGATGGCGGGACTTTCCGCCAAGGCTCGGGCGGGGTATAACCTGGAGCGTCTTCAGGAGACCGTACTTTTGGCAGGGGAGGTGCTGGAGCGGCGATTACCGGACTAA
- the fabG1 gene encoding oxidoreductase: MTLFRNKSVLVLGGSRGIGAAIVRRFSADGASVVFSYAGSREAAEKLAGETGSTAIQTDSADRDAVISLVREYGPLDILVVNAGVALFGDALEQDSDAIDRLFRINIHAPYHASVEAARNMPEGGRIIIIGSVNGDRMPVPGMAAYAASKSALQGLARGLARDFGPRGITINIVQPGPTDTDINPEDGPMKELMHSFMAIKRHGRPEEVAGMVAWLAGPEASFVTGAMHTIDGGFGA, from the coding sequence ATGACGCTATTTCGCAACAAATCTGTACTGGTTTTAGGGGGAAGTCGTGGTATCGGCGCGGCTATTGTACGACGCTTTAGCGCTGACGGCGCATCGGTCGTTTTCAGCTACGCCGGATCGCGTGAAGCCGCCGAAAAACTGGCGGGGGAAACCGGAAGCACCGCCATCCAGACGGATAGCGCCGATCGTGATGCCGTCATCAGCCTCGTGCGTGAGTACGGACCGCTGGATATTCTGGTAGTCAATGCGGGCGTTGCTCTCTTCGGCGATGCGCTGGAACAAGATAGCGATGCGATAGATCGTTTGTTCCGCATTAATATCCATGCGCCTTACCATGCGTCAGTCGAAGCAGCCCGCAACATGCCGGAAGGCGGACGCATTATTATTATCGGTTCCGTGAATGGCGATCGGATGCCCGTACCGGGAATGGCCGCGTACGCCGCCAGTAAATCAGCCCTGCAGGGACTGGCGCGCGGCTTAGCCCGTGATTTTGGCCCCCGCGGGATTACGATAAACATTGTGCAGCCAGGCCCCACTGATACCGACATCAATCCGGAAGATGGCCCAATGAAAGAGCTGATGCACAGTTTCATGGCCATCAAACGACACGGGAGACCTGAAGAAGTGGCAGGAATGGTGGCATGGCTTGCTGGCCCGGAAGCCTCTTTCGTCACCGGCGCGATGCACACCATCGATGGCGGCTTCGGCGCCTGA
- the tpx_2 gene encoding thiol peroxidase, translating to MIPILTQNYISLGQEHAVTFGNTPLTLKPGILAEGKMLPCTKGLVRHDLLPGYCIPGIKKRIIVVPSLDTPVCEWQVKEYSDRLKSAGSYSNRAVYVLSMDTPFAQVRFIRDHDIHPGIVFVSDYACRQFLDNSGLKINELSIFARALIECDENNVVTRVIVPRDITHIPVC from the coding sequence ATGATACCAATATTAACGCAGAATTATATCTCATTGGGTCAGGAACATGCTGTGACCTTTGGGAACACTCCACTTACTCTTAAACCGGGCATATTGGCTGAAGGCAAAATGTTACCTTGTACAAAAGGGTTGGTGCGTCATGATTTATTACCGGGTTACTGTATCCCAGGTATAAAAAAGCGGATTATTGTCGTCCCGTCGCTGGATACGCCAGTTTGTGAATGGCAGGTAAAAGAGTATAGTGACCGCCTTAAATCAGCGGGCAGTTACTCAAATCGGGCAGTGTATGTGCTGAGTATGGATACACCATTTGCCCAGGTCCGTTTTATTCGCGATCATGATATTCATCCCGGCATAGTCTTTGTCTCTGACTACGCTTGTCGCCAGTTTTTAGATAATTCTGGACTGAAAATTAATGAGCTCAGTATTTTTGCCAGGGCATTGATTGAGTGCGATGAAAATAATGTGGTTACGCGTGTCATCGTGCCACGGGATATCACTCATATACCTGTCTGCTAA
- the STY1396 gene encoding putative exported protein, with product MRMPKCNFIIYSLLLAAVPMSVSADSSTTSAATVGMLSPPTAPSVGHRPSKNLSSVRLTLNGSDYSYLDYTPFPGITLRRDTIHRASDPDNNYQAAETSTVVCTYYQVNKDNSQHILKRESPCQYNFNIKKEHVGSRIKLEVYNETDMTSASGYIPVPSVSEPHYIETQPISNTPSPDLTVMNIDNAVLSPGESTTITTLVKDIDGNPINNALIESFIGYANGDGLWDIGLVKKGVAPGEYMQVITYLGHGSEMIQVNYRYQGNSFGKSLSITGKL from the coding sequence ATGCGCATGCCGAAATGTAATTTTATAATCTATAGTCTCCTTTTGGCGGCTGTACCGATGAGCGTCTCGGCGGACTCGTCGACAACGTCTGCGGCAACCGTCGGGATGCTTTCTCCTCCTACTGCGCCGAGTGTTGGACACAGACCGTCCAAAAATCTTAGTAGCGTACGATTGACTTTGAATGGCAGTGATTATTCTTATTTAGATTATACCCCCTTTCCTGGTATAACTCTCAGGAGAGATACTATCCATCGTGCCTCAGATCCTGATAATAATTATCAGGCTGCTGAGACCAGCACTGTTGTATGTACCTATTATCAAGTTAACAAAGATAACTCTCAACATATACTGAAACGGGAAAGCCCATGTCAATATAATTTTAATATTAAGAAAGAACATGTAGGCTCGAGGATAAAACTAGAAGTTTATAACGAAACGGATATGACTTCAGCGTCAGGGTACATACCTGTGCCCTCGGTCTCCGAGCCTCATTACATTGAGACACAACCTATATCTAATACGCCAAGCCCAGATTTAACGGTTATGAATATAGATAATGCTGTATTGTCACCGGGTGAAAGTACTACTATAACAACTCTTGTTAAGGATATTGATGGGAATCCTATAAATAATGCGTTGATAGAATCATTTATAGGATATGCGAATGGAGATGGCCTATGGGATATAGGACTTGTTAAGAAAGGCGTTGCTCCTGGTGAATATATGCAAGTTATAACTTATCTTGGACACGGTAGTGAAATGATTCAAGTTAATTATCGCTACCAGGGAAATTCTTTTGGAAAGAGTCTCTCGATTACAGGAAAGTTGTAA
- the rob_1 gene encoding putative transcriptional regulator (pseudogene) yields the protein MKKAIINSVLEQIEKNLEERIDIEKLVVITGYSRRSLQDFFKEKCGVSIGKYIRQRKLSRSATLLKLTSQSVTDIAFRMGFDSVQSYSREFKKSFGVNPNNYRKTDFWDLRNLRPPYWLDNDEHYQFEVCQLTSKEIFGFQTSHQISTNDLPKKASPIKWKIIHETLRTWNESVYCLSSFKPDNAKDQVIAVSSFFGIEHNSFDGGRIPMSKVIKGGKYAKFRFVGHKEKYQQFSNTIYMCTLPKLNLIRRDGEDIEYFHLASEQKPKNNESIIDLYYYVPVL from the coding sequence ATGAAAAAAGCCATAATAAATTCAGTATTAGAGCAAATAGAAAAAAATCTTGAAGAAAGGATTGATATTGAAAAATTGGTTGTTATAACAGGTTATTCACGAAGGAGTTTGCAGGATTTTTTTAAAGAAAAATGCGGTGTATCTATCGGTAAATACATCAGACAACGCAAGTTAAGCAGAAGCGCTACGCTGCTGAAACTGACCTCTCAGTCGGTTACAGATATCGCTTTTAGAATGGGATTTGATTCAGTGCAGTCTTATAGTCGAGAATTCAAAAAAAGCTTTGGCGTCAATCCAAATAATTACCGCAAGACAGATTTCTGGGATCTAAGAAATCTACGGCCTCCCTACTGGCTTGATAATGATGAGCATTATCAGTTCGAGGTTTGTCAGCTTACATCAAAAGAAATTTTCGGCTTTCAAACCTCTCATCAGATCTCAACAAATGATCTCCCTAAAAAAGCGTCGCCTATTAAATGGAAAATTATTCATGAGACCCTCAGAACGTGGAACGAAAGTGTGTATTGTCTCTCATCTTTTAAACCGGATAATGCCAAAGACCAGGTCATCGCCGTAAGCAGTTTCTTTGGCATAGAACATAATTCTTTCGACGGAGGGAGGATACCTATGTCCAAAGTAATAAAAGGCGGGAAATATGCAAAATTCCGTTTTGTTGGCCACAAGGAGAAATATCAACAATTTTCTAACACAATATATATGTGTACCTTGCCAAAACTGAATCTGATCAGGAGGGATGGAGAAGATATTGAATACTTTCATTTAGCATCAGAACAAAAACCAAAAAATAATGAATCCATTATCGATCTTTATTATTATGTCCCTGTACTATAA
- the ygdR_3 gene encoding lipoprotein, producing MQKCILITVLSLSALMLTGCTTTYTMTTRTGEVIETQGKPEVDATTGMTKYADAYGYHRVIKTSEIVQTAEGASKLEW from the coding sequence ATGCAAAAATGTATTCTTATCACGGTACTTAGCTTATCAGCGTTGATGCTGACCGGATGTACAACGACCTATACCATGACGACCCGGACGGGAGAGGTTATTGAAACGCAGGGTAAACCGGAGGTTGACGCCACAACCGGAATGACGAAATACGCTGATGCTTATGGTTATCATCGCGTCATTAAAACCAGTGAAATAGTGCAGACGGCAGAAGGAGCATCGAAGCTGGAGTGGTAA
- the rbsK_2 gene encoding sugar Kinase → MLNKERHYAILTWLNRYERATVNHLAKLFGVTKETIRSDLNTLSREGCIERCHGGAIIKRRIFHTQSVNNLDTNIMHFFDNPPSKKTVKSQHKGRKMKGKVCILGSFNVDIIANVDRFPQSGESIFSENTVIGPGGKGANQALAVSKCHVKTHFVGKVGNDQFSQLAYEHLSSSDIDSFMLYQDKQSKTGTALIYVCQSDGENMIAISPGANQSITADEVEAITSEVRSSDVFLTQLENNLPATFRAIEIARRCGTKVVLDPAPYSPHVINCLQNVDFLTPNETEASLLSGIQVTDISSAKTAAKAIKAKGVGQVIITMGAKGALIYDGHEFTHVPALKALCVDTTGAGDAFNGAYTAAMAKGQSILQAVKFACAFASLAVEKEGASNMPEYKDVLTRLAQYGHITIMTEKN, encoded by the coding sequence ATGCTCAACAAAGAACGGCATTATGCAATACTGACCTGGCTTAACCGGTATGAGCGCGCGACGGTGAATCACCTCGCCAAACTTTTTGGTGTGACAAAAGAAACAATCCGTAGCGACCTTAATACCCTTTCTCGCGAAGGGTGTATTGAGCGCTGCCACGGCGGCGCCATTATTAAACGCCGCATTTTCCATACTCAATCGGTCAATAATTTAGATACCAATATTATGCATTTTTTTGACAATCCTCCGTCAAAAAAAACAGTCAAATCCCAACATAAAGGGCGGAAGATGAAAGGTAAAGTTTGTATTCTGGGTTCATTTAATGTTGACATTATTGCTAATGTGGATCGTTTCCCACAAAGTGGTGAATCTATTTTTTCAGAAAATACAGTTATTGGCCCTGGCGGTAAAGGCGCAAATCAGGCGCTGGCAGTCAGCAAATGTCATGTCAAAACGCATTTTGTCGGAAAAGTCGGCAACGATCAATTTAGCCAGTTAGCTTATGAACATCTTTCATCCTCTGACATTGACAGTTTTATGCTGTATCAGGATAAGCAGTCAAAAACCGGTACAGCGTTAATTTATGTTTGCCAAAGCGATGGTGAAAATATGATAGCCATCAGCCCTGGCGCGAATCAATCGATTACCGCCGATGAGGTTGAAGCTATCACCTCTGAAGTCAGGAGCTCGGATGTATTTTTAACGCAGTTGGAAAATAATCTCCCGGCCACCTTCAGAGCGATCGAAATTGCCCGGCGTTGCGGTACTAAAGTGGTATTAGACCCGGCGCCTTATTCGCCACATGTCATTAATTGCCTGCAAAATGTCGATTTCCTGACGCCCAATGAGACTGAAGCATCGTTACTTTCAGGTATCCAGGTTACGGATATTAGCAGCGCTAAAACGGCAGCCAAAGCCATCAAAGCCAAAGGCGTAGGACAGGTTATCATCACGATGGGCGCAAAAGGGGCGCTCATCTACGACGGTCACGAGTTTACGCATGTTCCGGCGCTAAAGGCGCTGTGCGTCGATACAACGGGCGCTGGCGATGCGTTCAACGGCGCATATACCGCCGCCATGGCAAAAGGTCAGTCAATTTTACAGGCGGTAAAATTTGCCTGCGCATTTGCCTCGCTGGCCGTTGAGAAAGAAGGCGCCTCGAATATGCCGGAATACAAAGACGTACTGACCCGTCTGGCGCAATATGGACACATCACCATTATGACTGAAAAAAACTAG
- the ycjP gene encoding ABC transporter permease: protein MRISSRSTPFERVEYVLILSVLFLLVVVTLQPILNLVAISFSSPEKVPGMSGLEVIPQGFSLDVWKLLLNNEAVLRGFGNAMLITVVGTVINVVLTTLLAWALAQKRLPGRRWLFMFVLFTIVFDSGIIPDFLVMKKLGLLNSYWSVILYRAVFAWYLIILIRLFEEIPQELLEAAELDGANPFQTLWFVILPVAKSSIAMITLFYLVLHWNEFFRAMIYLNDPDKWPLQVVLRQFVVEGDKLSMVGVESMSTYTDASQISIKALKAGMITLTIAPLIAIYPIILRFFTKGTMSGAVKG, encoded by the coding sequence ATGCGTATATCTTCACGAAGCACTCCCTTTGAACGCGTTGAGTATGTTCTCATTCTCTCCGTGCTGTTTCTGCTGGTCGTGGTGACGTTACAGCCTATTCTGAACCTGGTGGCGATATCCTTCTCCAGCCCGGAGAAAGTACCGGGTATGAGCGGCCTGGAAGTCATTCCCCAGGGTTTCTCGCTGGACGTCTGGAAGTTATTGCTGAACAACGAAGCCGTTCTGCGTGGTTTCGGTAATGCCATGCTGATCACCGTGGTCGGCACGGTCATTAATGTAGTGTTGACTACGCTACTGGCCTGGGCGCTGGCGCAAAAACGTCTCCCGGGACGCCGCTGGTTGTTTATGTTCGTGCTTTTCACGATCGTTTTTGATTCCGGCATCATTCCGGATTTTCTGGTAATGAAAAAACTGGGGCTGCTGAACAGCTACTGGTCCGTTATTCTTTACCGCGCCGTGTTCGCCTGGTATTTGATTATCCTTATCCGGCTGTTCGAGGAAATTCCGCAAGAGCTGTTGGAGGCCGCCGAGCTTGACGGCGCAAATCCTTTCCAGACGTTGTGGTTCGTCATTCTGCCCGTCGCTAAGTCCTCTATCGCCATGATTACGCTGTTTTATCTGGTACTTCACTGGAATGAGTTTTTCCGGGCGATGATCTACCTCAATGATCCTGACAAATGGCCGTTGCAGGTCGTGCTGCGTCAATTTGTGGTGGAGGGCGATAAGTTATCCATGGTCGGCGTCGAAAGCATGTCTACCTATACCGATGCCAGCCAAATCAGTATTAAGGCGCTCAAGGCCGGCATGATCACCCTGACCATCGCCCCGCTCATCGCCATCTACCCTATTATTTTGCGTTTCTTCACCAAAGGCACCATGTCCGGCGCAGTGAAAGGTTAA
- a CDS encoding invasin, producing the protein MVFSKKPIAKYITWAIVASHISLPVIADNRSIVVANSDNEIQSWMAGTASSISPHLQKGTLEEYAKGKIEALPGQAANQLVNKGMKSAFPEIIFRGGVNLEDGAKYRSSEFDMFIPVRETTSSLLFGQLGFRDHDSSSFDGRTFVNVGVGYRQEVDGWLLGVNTFLDADIRYSHLRGGIGGEIYRDNLRFSGNYYFPLTGWKTSEAHEFHDERPAYGFDLRTKGTLPAFPWFSGELTYEQYYGDKVDLLGNGTLSRNPRAAGAALIWNPIPLLEVRAGYRDAGNGGSQAEGGLRVNYSFGTPLHEQLDYRNVGAPSNTTNRRTFVDRNYDIVMAYREQASKIRITATPVSGLSGALVTLMATVDSRYPIEKIEWSGDAELMAGLQLQGRLSSALTLPQLPLTATDGQEYGLYLTVTDSRGTRVTSERIPVMVTQDEASFRSWINVINDDVQVEGGNFVISTPLPAGEEGKIIEWHYVRERSKEEWASLKPRNIKYQSDTPGLAFKSLGGAERDGHWVERVLVTHIGNDAHSLKLHIAASGPDEKHPVKGVVLLQAQSGSIAQKVTSVEVLFTPGTDEVNGNITAPVVGTEMRARTLCINDTDCTDAFNYQWEISDEMKSWKSVPGATKATWLLPYSLNGESLQNKYIRVRIISDKENAESPNATSATN; encoded by the coding sequence GTGGTTTTTTCTAAAAAACCTATCGCTAAGTATATAACCTGGGCCATTGTCGCCAGTCACATTTCACTACCGGTTATTGCCGATAATCGCAGCATCGTCGTTGCTAACAGCGATAATGAAATTCAGTCGTGGATGGCGGGCACGGCATCATCTATTTCTCCGCATCTACAGAAGGGGACGCTGGAGGAGTATGCCAAAGGAAAAATAGAAGCGTTGCCTGGACAAGCCGCTAACCAACTGGTGAATAAAGGGATGAAGAGCGCTTTCCCGGAAATTATTTTTCGTGGCGGCGTTAACCTTGAAGACGGCGCGAAATATCGTTCATCAGAGTTCGATATGTTTATTCCCGTCCGGGAAACGACATCATCTTTACTCTTTGGTCAGCTTGGTTTTCGCGACCACGACAGCAGTAGTTTTGATGGCCGCACCTTTGTTAACGTTGGAGTAGGCTACCGTCAGGAGGTGGATGGATGGTTGCTGGGCGTCAATACGTTTCTGGATGCCGACATTCGTTATTCCCATTTACGTGGCGGCATTGGTGGGGAAATTTATCGGGACAACCTGCGTTTTTCTGGCAACTATTATTTTCCGCTCACCGGCTGGAAAACTTCAGAAGCGCATGAATTCCATGATGAGCGTCCGGCGTATGGCTTTGATCTGCGAACAAAAGGTACGCTCCCCGCTTTTCCGTGGTTCAGCGGCGAGCTGACATATGAACAGTATTACGGGGATAAAGTCGATCTGTTGGGTAACGGCACGTTAAGCCGCAATCCCCGCGCGGCAGGCGCGGCTCTGATTTGGAACCCTATCCCTTTGCTTGAAGTCAGGGCGGGATATCGGGACGCTGGTAATGGTGGATCGCAGGCTGAGGGCGGCCTGAGAGTAAACTACTCTTTCGGGACACCGCTACATGAACAGCTTGATTATCGCAACGTTGGGGCGCCGTCAAATACGACAAATCGCCGTACCTTTGTCGATCGTAATTACGATATCGTCATGGCGTATCGGGAGCAGGCCAGTAAAATCCGCATTACAGCAACGCCAGTATCAGGCTTGTCCGGAGCGCTGGTGACATTGATGGCGACGGTAGATAGCCGTTACCCGATCGAGAAGATTGAGTGGTCGGGTGATGCCGAGCTTATGGCTGGACTCCAGCTTCAGGGGAGATTGAGCAGCGCTCTGACCCTTCCGCAGCTTCCGCTGACGGCGACAGACGGTCAGGAGTATGGCCTCTATTTAACGGTGACTGACAGCCGAGGAACTCGCGTGACCTCCGAGCGCATCCCGGTCATGGTCACACAGGATGAGGCAAGCTTCCGTTCCTGGATAAATGTTATCAATGATGACGTCCAGGTTGAGGGCGGTAACTTTGTTATCAGCACCCCGCTTCCTGCCGGAGAAGAAGGGAAAATTATCGAATGGCACTATGTGCGCGAGCGTTCTAAAGAGGAATGGGCGTCGCTCAAGCCACGTAATATTAAGTACCAATCAGATACGCCGGGTCTGGCATTTAAATCGCTCGGCGGTGCAGAGCGTGACGGCCATTGGGTTGAGCGGGTTTTGGTAACGCATATCGGCAATGATGCCCACTCGCTTAAATTACATATTGCAGCAAGCGGACCAGACGAAAAACATCCGGTGAAAGGGGTAGTGCTACTGCAGGCGCAGTCAGGCAGTATTGCGCAGAAGGTGACTTCTGTGGAGGTGCTTTTTACGCCGGGTACTGATGAAGTCAACGGAAACATTACTGCGCCAGTTGTCGGAACAGAAATGCGGGCCAGAACGCTTTGTATAAACGATACAGACTGTACCGATGCATTTAATTATCAGTGGGAAATCTCAGATGAAATGAAATCCTGGAAATCTGTACCTGGTGCGACAAAGGCAACCTGGCTTCTTCCTTATAGCCTTAACGGGGAATCGCTACAGAATAAATATATTCGGGTCAGAATTATTTCTGATAAAGAAAATGCTGAGAGCCCTAACGCAACATCTGCTACGAATTAA
- a CDS encoding lipoprotein, translating into MASSATPASVGHRPVATTDAKKVDVSGELTTGSILHLDNVFFTDKDNDLLDLNKMNNTDDIKWYLVDNDAADPSGAPAATGTSFTIPADAGGKKIKIVYRIKTATGTPDSAFLPETVLLTSASSGVGGDSAADGTISNKLRSVTINVVNESGKPTDELNGTNDVNTPVVGGTLEAVLQCATTASAECKVSNYNFTWQMADATTPDTFTELNNTHSEPHKYVIKGTEQNKLFRVHVTPKNTKVTSENKRAIRR; encoded by the coding sequence ATGGCATCTTCTGCTACACCCGCTTCTGTTGGTCACCGTCCTGTGGCAACCACAGATGCAAAAAAAGTAGACGTTTCTGGTGAGCTGACAACCGGTTCAATTCTCCATCTCGATAATGTTTTCTTTACCGATAAGGATAATGATCTGCTTGATCTGAATAAAATGAATAATACTGACGATATTAAATGGTATCTGGTGGATAATGATGCTGCCGACCCTTCTGGTGCGCCGGCGGCAACCGGGACATCTTTTACCATTCCTGCGGATGCGGGCGGCAAAAAAATTAAAATCGTTTACCGAATTAAGACGGCGACGGGGACCCCAGACAGCGCATTCTTGCCTGAAACTGTCTTATTAACCTCTGCATCTTCTGGTGTGGGCGGTGACTCTGCCGCAGACGGTACAATTTCTAATAAGCTACGTTCTGTCACTATCAATGTGGTGAATGAAAGTGGTAAACCGACTGATGAACTCAATGGTACCAATGACGTCAACACTCCAGTGGTGGGCGGCACTCTTGAAGCAGTGCTGCAGTGTGCCACCACCGCGTCCGCTGAATGTAAAGTGAGTAACTATAACTTTACCTGGCAGATGGCGGATGCAACTACCCCAGATACGTTTACCGAACTGAACAATACTCACAGTGAACCACATAAATATGTCATCAAGGGGACCGAACAGAATAAACTGTTCCGTGTTCACGTCACGCCTAAAAATACAAAAGTAACGTCGGAGAATAAGCGCGCTATCCGTCGCTGA